The Ostrea edulis chromosome 1, xbOstEdul1.1, whole genome shotgun sequence genomic sequence ATAGCCAATGTACTATGAGACGGGAGTAACAGAGACCCCCCCTGAGCCCCGGACGTCACAGTTAAGTAGCAATCTTTCAGAGCTGGACCAACTCCTGCAGGATCTGAACTCTGCTCAATTCATGGCTGAGGTGGACAAACGAAGCTCAGGTAAAGTTATGTTTGATTAGTCCTATAGTGAGTGCAGAGACATGTGTCCTAATACAGTGTTAAGCATGATAATGAAGTACAAACATTTCTATGGGACTTGTCTATTAGATAATGTCTGCGAGATAATGTAGTGCAAACATTTCTATGGGACTTGTCTATGAGATAATGTCTGTGAGATAATGTAGTACAAACATTTCTATGGGACTTGTCTATGAGATAATGTCTGCGAGATAATGTAGTACAAACATTTCTATGGGACTTGTCTATGAGATAATGTCTGTGAGATAATGAAGTACAAACATTTCTATGGGACATGTCTATGAGATAATGTAGTACAAACATTTCTATGGGACTTGTATATGAGATAATGTCTGTGAGATAATGAAGTACAAGCATTTCTATGGGACTTGTATATGAGATAATGTCTGTGAGATAATGAAGTACAAGCATTTCTATGGGACATGTCTATGAGATAATGTCTGTGAGATAATGAAGTACAAACATTTCTATGGGACATGTCTATGAGATAATGTCTGTGAGATAATGTAGTACAAACATTTCTATGGGACATGTCTGTGAGATAATGTAGTACAAACATTTCTATGGGACTTGTCTATGAGATAATGTCTGTGAGATAATGAAGTACAAACATTTCTATGGGACATGTCTATGAGATAATGTCTGTGAGATAATGTAGTACAAACATTTCTATGGGACATGTCTATGAGATAATGTCTGAGATAATGAAGTACAAACATTTCTATGGGACTTGTCTATGAGATAATGTCTGCGAGATAATGTAGTACAAACATTTCTATGGGACTTGTCTATGAGATAATGTCTGTGAGATAATGAAGTACAAACATTTCTATGGGACTTGTCTATGAGATAATGTCTGTGAGATAATGTAGTACAAACATTTCTATGGGACATGTCTATGAGATAATGTCTGTGAGATAATGTAGTACAAACATTTCTATGAGACTTGTCTATGAGATAATGTCTGTGAGATAATGAAGTACAAACATTTCTATGGGACTTGTCTATGAGATAATGTATGTGAGATAATGTAGTACAAACATTTCTATGGGACTTGTCTATGAGATAATGTATGTGAGATAATGTAGTACAAACATTTCTATGGGACTTGTCTATGAGATAATGTCTGCGAGATAATGTAGTACAAACATTTCTATGGGACTTGTCTATGAGATAATGTCTGTGAGATAATGTAGTACAAACATTTCTATGGGACTTGTCTATGAGATAATGTCTGTGAGATAATGAAGTATAAACATTTCTATGGGACTTGTCTATGAGATAATGTCTGTGAGATAATGTAGTACAAACATTTCTATGGGACTTGTCTATGAGATAATGTCTGCGAGATAATGTAGTACAAACATTTCTATGGGACTTGTCTATGAGATAATGTCTGTGAGATAATGAAGTACAAACATTTCTATGGGACATGTCTATGAGATAATGTCTGTGAGATAATGTAGTACAAACATTTCTATGGGACTTGTCTGTGAGATAATGAAGTACAAACATTTCTATGGGACTTCTCTATGAGATAATGTCTGTGAGATAATGAAGTACAAACATTTCTATGGGACATGTCTGTGAGATCATGTCTGTGAGATAATGTAGTAGAAACATTTCTATGGGACTTGTCTATGAGATCATGTCTGTGAGATAATAAAGTACAAACATTTCTATGGAACATGTCTGTGAGATAATGGAAGTACAAACATTTCTATGGGACATGTCTGTGAGATAATGAAGTACAAGCATTTATATGGGACATGTCTGTGAGATAATGTCTGAGATAATGAAGTACAAACATTTCTATGGGACATGTCTGTGAGATCATATATGTGAGATAATGTAGTACAAACATTTCTATGGGACATGTCTATGAGATAATGTCTGAGATAATGTAGTACAAACATTTCTATGGGACATGTCTATGAGATAATGTCTGTGAGATAATGTAGTACAAACATTTCTATGGGACATGTCTGTGAGATAATGAAGTACAAACATTTCTATGGAACATGTCTGTGTCACATATTATAGAATCACcaatatttttagctcacctgagctaaaagctcaagtgagcttttctgatcacccgtattccgtccgtctgtccgtccgtctgtaaacttttaacatttttaacttcttctcaaaaaccactgggccaatttcaaccaaagttggctcaaagcatccttaggtaaagggaattctaaattgttaaaataaagggctaggccaccttccaaggggagataatcaagaaaaggtaaaaatagggtagggtcattaaaaaatcttcttctcaagaaccactgggctagaaaagatgaaatttatagataagctttattaggtagtgcagattttaaattgttaaaatcatggcccccgggggtcggatggggccacaatagggggtcaaagttttacatacaaatatgtaggaaaaatctttaaaaatcttcttctcaagaaccactgagccagaaaagctgagatttatatgaaagcttcctgatatagtgcagattctaaattgttaaaatcatgtcccccgggggtcagatggggccataataggggatcaaagttttacatacaaatatataggaaaaatctttaaaaatcttcttctcaagaaccactgagccagaaaagctgagatttatatgagagcttcctgatatagtgcagattctaaattgttaaaatactGGCCCCCAggagtcggatggggccacaataggggatcaaagttttacatacaaatatataggaatttttttttttaaaaatcttctcaagaaccactgagccagaaaagctgagatttacatgaaagctttctgatatagtgcagattcaagtttgttcaaatcatggcccctgggggtaggatggggccacaggggggatcaaagttttacatacaaatatataggaaaaatcttcaaatatcttcttctcgtgaaccattgggccaaagaagttgacatttacatgaaagctttctgacatagtgtagattcaagtttgcaaaaactatggcctccaggggtaggttggggccataataaggactacggttttacatgcaaatatatatagaaagtcttctgatatggaccaaggtgactcaggtgagcgatgtggcccatgggcctcttgttattatagtgattattgtctttatcatttgaaagactttttttaaaatgctgatatggtataaaaactaaatatttaggaaaagtagaagaggatgtaccaaaattttgaatttcgcaaccccagggatgggtccaaattagtcctATCATGtgaatgtttacatatattatgtaaagtctttcatcactataggcacttttgagggcattaaaacatttttaaaacatgttttaagttttaagaatatATCTTGTCTCTTAATACtattgctgaatattagaatttagcagaacaggaatttttttctcgatttcatagcccttgggactagtgatactttaaaGTTAttctcaggtgaccgataaggatAAGGcctgtttgtttttgtttatttattcagGAATAggcaaatatacaaaaaatatcacaGAGCGACATACATTTAACCATTTAGGACATCTTGTAAATTAACTGACCGATAcactttgttttatatataaggAAAACTATTACAGTTATTTGATGTTAGAAGTACAGTGGATGTGTAATGGCTATGCCTCTACCTAGAATTACTCATGAAAGCCATatggcttatttccaatggggtccttatGTATCGTTATAGAGGGACATACACAATATATTATAATTAGCATAACAACGAAAAGAGTGATTATTGAGGGAAAAAATGAAAGGCATTCAAATTGAAAGACATGGTACTACTTTATATTATAACTTTGGTACAACATATAGTACAGTTCCGATTATTGATAATTTCtgtaatacatatatcataaccATAAATGCACATGTGTATGCATGTCAATGTACTGAGATCAATAATACAAAAGGTCGCTATCAgtcattttcttaattttgttttaagatattttttttaacttctgatttaaatgaaattttattcatCATGCAGGGAGAGAATTCTAATCTTTGATGCCATTATAATAGaaagtttgatttttattttctcaaCACTTAATTGGtacaaaaaaattaatcttACTCCAGGACCTCTTGTTTTTAGATTATTTTAATTAGTGGACAAAATGatgtaaattattttaatgatgTAGATTATTTTTAGAAAACCCTCATCTCAGATTTTTTCTGAGTAGATAATTACTGCCTTCCCCTTGTGAGAGAGATTTAGTCAGTTTACGTGTAATTTAATTAACTGATGTGTTTTGAAGTTGTTTCAATGAAACAGAAACTCAATTAAATGAGAGACatacagtcggtatgaaacagtaCCCTGGAATGATGGGCCTAATTGAATCTTTATTCTTTGTTCCGATAAGATCACTTTATCTACAATAACAGGCATGTAATAATTAGTTTTAAATTATGTTATTACTCCTTCTCATGTACTTTAAATAAACGGCAATGTGGTTTTTAATAATTTAAATACTCGGAATTCCTGATACACACAATTAAATAGGTCCCTGTCAATGGGCTTTGAAATAACTTCCAAAGATAAAAAAGAACCTCCCCCTCAGGAAAAAAAAGTTGACACAAGGTAAAAGGTTTAATGGTACGGCCACCCTTAGAGGCTTTTGAATCGTCATTGAGGAGTTGATCCTCAGAGAGGGAAAAGTAAAGCCAAGAGCTGTGTCGGTTCACAGTTGGTTATTGATAGGAGGGTAATTCACTGGTACAAACATTCACTTGACTTGGATGATTAATTGGCTTGTAAATCCATCACATCAGTGACGGAGTATACATGTTTGTGACTGTGAAACTCATGAATTTCGGGTCATGTTAAAATGGAAGTATAGTGGTAGGAcccattttttgttattttgttcaGTGAGGTTTTGAAGTGCTCTGTAATTGCCGTgaaatatgttttcattttgatgTAGGAATATTATAATTTTCTACGCTCTTACCTGATGTGATGCCTGATAGCaagtttgttatttttttaaaaactttttgtTGGCCATGTCAACGTGTTTAATCTTCAAGAGTTTGTCTTCCTCTGTCttgaaaataaaagtgaaagtgTATTCCAATGTTGGTATAAAAGGTTACAATTTGGTCAATGTTTCTTGGGTTCAGTCTTGCTTACAATAAACTAGGTAATCAATCTCATGTTCACAATGTTATCAAgattaaatctttttttttcactaaAATACCCAAGGTCAACTCTTGTGGTTTATGCAACTCATGACTTGATAAAACCATTGCTGAGTCATTTCTATGCCAGCAtgtgtgaaaaatattttacatatttttatgaaatgCTCACTTAGATAAGTTTCTTTTCTTGTGAATGGTAATAAAATTCAGGTCTGATGTAATTCATTTCTGTTTCCAGCAAATCAACCTCTTCCAAATGGTGGTAGCAAACAGCCCCCACCTGTGGCCCCCAAGCCCTCACGAGAGAAAAGAACTTCAGTGGATGGCCTTTTGGACATGTTAGAAGGGTCCGTACCCAACACACCACCCAGTAATAACTATAAAAGGTATGTACTAATGTGTTATCAAAGCAACATataccataaaaaaaaaataatatagcCTGTGATCAGGAAACAGTTCCTAACACTAAACAGCACATGCTATTAAATGTAGAAAGTTACACACAGCAAACAGCACCTGCTATTAAATGTAGAAAGTTACAAACAGCACAAGTTACACACAGCAAACAGCACCTGCTATTAAATGTAGAAAGTTACACACAGTAAACAGCACCTAATAGTAAATGGCACCTAACAGTAAACATTGAAGGTTACACACAGTAAACAGCACCTAACATTAAACAGCACCTAACAGTAAACATTGAATGTTACATACAGTAAAACGGCACCTGATAGTAAACAGAAGGTTTACATACAGTAAACAGCACCTGATAGTAAACAGAAGGTTTACGTACAGTAAACGGCACCTGATAGTAAACAGAAGGTTACATACAGTAAAACGGCACCTGATAGTAAACAGAAGGTTTACATACAGTAAACGGCACCTGATAGTAAACAGAAGGTTTACATACAGTAAACAGCACCTGATAGTAAACAGAAGGTTTACATACAGTAAACAGCACCTGATAGTAAACAGAAGGTTTACATACAGTAAACGGCACCTGATAGTAAACAGAAGGTTACATACAGTAAACAGCACCTGATAGTAAACAGAAGGTTTACATACAGTAAACGGCACCTGATAGTAAATAGAAGGTTTACATACAGTAAACGGCACCTGATAGTAAACAGAAGGTTTACATACAGTAAACAGCACCTGATAGTAAATAGAAGGTTTACATACAGTAAACAGCACCTGATAGTAAACAGAAGGTTTACATACAGTAAACAGCACCTGATAGTAAACAGAAGGTTTACATACAGTAAACAGCACCTGATAGTAAATAGAAGGTTTACATACAGTAAACAGCACCTGATAGTAAACAGAAGGTTCACATACAGTAAACAGCACCTGATAGTAAACAGAAGGTTCACATACAGTAAACAGCACCTGATAGTAAATAGAAGGTTTACATACAGTAAACGGCACCTGATAGTAAACAGAAGGTTTACATACAGTAAACAGCACCTGATAGTAAATAGAAGGTTTACATACAGTAAACAGCACCTGATAGTAAACAGAAGGTTCACATACAGTAAACAGCACCTGATAGTAAACAGAAGGTTTACATACAGTAAACAGCACCTGATAGTAAACAGAAGGTTTACATACAGTAAACAGCACCTGATAGTAAATAGAAGGTTTACATACAGTAAACAGCACCTGATAGTAAACAGAAGGTTTACATACAGTAAACAGCACCTGATAGTAAACAGAAGGTTCACATACAGTAAACAGCACCTGATAGTAAACAGAAGGTTTACATACAGTAAACAGCACCTGATAGTAAATAGAAGGTTTACATACAGTAAACAGCACCTGATAGTAAACAGAAGGTTTACATACAGTAAACAGCACCTGATAGTAAACAGAAGGTTCACATACAGTAAACAGCACCTGATAGTAAACAGAAGGTTCACATACAGTAAACAGCACCTGATAGTAAACAGAAGGTTCACATACAGTAAACAGCACCTGATAGTAAACAGAAGGTTCACATACAGTAAACAGCACCTGATAGTAAACAGAAGGTTTACATACAGTAAACAGCACCTGATAGTAAACAGAAGGTTTACATACAGTAAACAGCACCTGATAGTAAACAGAAGGTTTACATACAGTAAACAGCACCTGATAGTAAACAGAAGGTTCACATACAGTAAACAGCACCTGATAGTAAACAGAAGGTTTACATACAGTAAACAGCACCTGATAGTAAACAGAAGGTTTACATACAGTAAACAGCACCTGATAGTAAACAGAAGGTTTACATACAGTAAACAGCACCTGATAGTAAACAGAAGGTTTACATACAGTAAACAGCACCTGATAGTAAACAGAAGGTTACATACAGTAAACAGCACCTGATAGTAAACAGAAGGTTCACATACAGTAAACGGCACCTGATAGTAAACAGAAGGTTCACATACAGTAAACAGCACCTGATAGTAAACAGAAGGTTTACATACAGTAAACGGcacctacatgtaacattaaacaTAGAAAGTTACATAAACAGAACCTAACAGTAAACATTGAAGGTTACGTACAGTAAATGGCACCTGATAGTAAGCATAGAAGCTGTAAATAAATTGATAGAATGTTCTTTTATTTTAGTCCTGTATGTGCTGTgttcattgtgacatcatcattCGATCACGTTGGATTATTTATTTACGTCTTGAAACTCAGATTATCATAACATATACTTATGCAATATATCTCAAGGCTCTGTTTTAAAAAGACCATTCTCTGAAGATAATGACATGTGTTGGTTCAATAAGTTTGACAGAAATATTTGGCATGTTTAATATCCACTACCGGGTATGGCATTCAATATTTAAAGCTTCAGTTATTGATTGTAAGGCATGTCTTGCTGTGtgaaatattttgttacaaATGGATCAATGCATTTTGGTATGTCCATGtgtattttaaatttatcatttGGAGAGTATGTGATGAAAAGTGCAAGGGTTATATTTGTTTGCTGGAAATTCCCAGAATTCCCAGTATTACGTGggttttatattatttttttaagatTTAGATTTGGGACTATGTGATGTTTGTAAGATGTCTTTTGGATTGTTTGTCAGTACATGTGGTGTTCATGTCTAATATTGAACAATAAACTGTCAACTCAGGAAAGAACCTGCATAATTCTCAAGTACATTCAAGTACTGTTATAAGGGTTTTGTTATTTTCTTTCCAAACTAATGTCTTGCTGCTTGTGTAATTATTTTCAACCAGATAGTTTTGTTACTCCAATAATTCTGAATAGtctttttgtatacatgtacttgtatattttaGCCAATAGTCTGCAGACGTTATTACATggggtcccgtggggatctgggttagaataggtcctcagtgcccccttgcttgtcgtaagaggcgactaaatgcagcggtctttcggatgagacttcaaaaactgaggtcccgtgtcacagtaggtgtggcacgataaagatccctccctgctcaatggccataggcgccaagcataggcctaaattttgcagcccttcaccggcagtggtgacgtctccatatgagtgaaatattctcgagagggacgtaaaacaacattcaatcaatcaatacatggGTACTTAATATCACCATTGTACAGAACTGGATCATTTTCCCTCAAAAAGCACAAACTTCATGAAGAGTATATAATGTGGTGTAAATCCTGactgtttgtatattgttttacgtcccgttaaagaatttttcacttgtttAGAGATGTCATCAACATTATacatgaagtgccacaaattttgacacTATGCATACTTGACACTCAAGGTCATaacagtgagagttctttatcgaGACAACCATGGTACCACCTCTGTTAAATGTCTTAGTTTTGACGCAGTATGAGATTCAAGAATCGAACTCGATTGTGATCGAAGCATATAACCACCTAAGACTACATTGTCCAGCCtcagttttactcaaatttagGTAAAATGCAAATTTCCATGgtttttaaggtaattccacccctctagaattataggttcaatcttgtatttgattgttgattctccACATGATATATCTTAGTAATTTAACAagtaaaaatgataaaataagtatgttgcagtattaataaattttttatcaattaggaCACATTTACCTGTtatcaatgtcagaaaattgcaatgttccttaaacagcatttaatatcaaaatttctcaaaaactggttaaaacgatataatagtattcataactatttcatgaaactgtttctttaagaaatatgcaaaatgtttgtgaaaaataaaggaaatctatcgcaaattggacttgataaataatttaatgaaagcagagttattacccttggattcaatattttgaaacatatttacagttgtataacttagacttttgaaatatcttatggttaacaagattttgcACAATaagtaaatttttaaataactattgaaaaagactccaacaaaatagAATGCAgcattaaacaaacaaaacactttcTATTAATTAAGTGTACAGGAAGATAAATCTATTGCATGAAGTCTGCACTCAATATTTTCAGGAAGAAAAATCATTTACCACACACATTTCTAGAAAAGTAGATTTTTCCTATTTTCACCAAGGGCAGGTAACTTCTAAAAAGTTTCAAGTGCTACAAGATCAActtttaatcatttaccagtcgtgcatttcatctacttcacttttatcattatttgacaATAAACAAATTATCCAAATTGTTAGATCTCCTTTCATTATCCATTGAATACCTTACCTTAAGCAAATTGATTCCATAAAGTCACAAAAGATGAATTTTCTGCCATTTTCTTTTTAACAGGCCAAAACTACTATTTTTCTAATTAGCTTTTTGATTTCAAAAGATGATCAAATTCAGAAATGTCTTTTACATCTTATGTTGCaaatatgtgaaaatatttgtttgattgatGCTTGGTTTCCATGTTTTTTATACTAAGGCATAAATCTGCCTCAGATATCGAGTTTTAGGTACTTTTCGTGGTAATTATTGCAAAAATCAAATCACTCACACTGTGACATTATAATCCTGAATCAGTTTAgggtttagaaattttatttttgtttctgATTAATTTTCAGCATTGTAATTAAATTTCTTATTAGTTAATGTTTGGACTATAGGGCCAGAAATGGCTCTTGTTGTACCAAGTCCTTTATATCCATCTGTAGTAGAAGTTTTACACATGCTCACTGAATAATTGACCGTTTTGCAGCCCGCCATCCAATgataaatatgaatatactaTACAATCGCCACCTGCTCAACCTCAGCAAACCACAATTCAAGTCCAGCCTAAACCACAGGCCACTTCCACGGCAACCAAAGAGCTGGACGAACTCATGGCGACACTGTCTGGATTCAAGGTTTGTCAGTTAGCCGTTCTACTTATAGCATTCAGTCCAGTATTTAATGAGTGTTTGTTAATTATCAGcaaatgaatatcaaaatattaccaTATCATTTTTCCAATCCCATTCTGTACTTAAGAGTAGTGATGATCAAGATTCTTCACTTCACAGAAAGTCTTTAGTTAACAATGTAGTGTGACCCACAGTGATTATCATTTTTATGTATTTGAagtttttgaattaaaaaaaaaagatcatatATGCCTTGAaacacatgtataaatatagtgAGTTAATGAAGTCTTGACTTCAGGGTTGAGAATGTTGTCAACCTTTTTATTGGTGCCTTGTGTCTGTAGGacttgaatttattttatagGTGTATCCATACCCCCAAATCAAAGAAATTTAAGCACCACCCCCCTCCCTTCTTccttcagattttttttatctctttgtCAGTGGGTCATTTTCATAGTCTATAAGAATTGCAAGTTTGCAGTAgcagataaaatgatttaagacatttatctatatatatattagaccCTGGAGTTGGACAAAAAATAGTTATGTTTAAGGGATAAAGTAAAGGTAATTCTATATGATTGTAAGGGTTATTGTCAAGTGAACTTTCAGATAAAGTAACTCAACTAACTTTTGTGCCACTAGATCCAGATCAACATTTGTAGTAAGCAAAACATGGGTCACATGATGCTATATAACAGGTTATCACACGGATTAGATGATCTGATACTTTTTAGCAAGTTATCACGTGGATTGGATAATTTAATTCTTTATCACATGATATAGATTTTATTGTAACAGGTCAGTGGAAACTCGCATGAGAGAACACAGAGATCACTCTCCCCATCTAATGAACCTCCTTATGCCAAACCCCAGAAGAGGAATGCCTCTCAGAGTAGTGTCCCTTCCACCCCAACCCCTGCCCCCCAGAGAGAGGAACTGGACTCCATGCTGGGAAATCTACAAGAAGATATGAAGAGTCAGGGAGTGACCACTAAAACGAAAGGTGTGTGTGGTGCCTGTAACCAGCCCGTGATCGGACAGGTAAGACGAGTGAAGTGGttaaatggtttacaaattacaTTAAGGAGGAGTATCACATTACAATAATGGCTAACTtcctttcaaaatatgaatgacgATATGAATACCAGTTATACTTGTAAATTCCATTTAGATTTGATTGTCTCAGTCGGTTAACATGtcaactgctgatctgtagttTTGGGTTCaagtttagttttaa encodes the following:
- the LOC125669845 gene encoding paxillin-like isoform X4 — encoded protein: MYYETGVTETPPEPRTSQLSSNLSELDQLLQDLNSAQFMAEVDKRSSANQPLPNGGSKQPPPVAPKPSREKRTSVDGLLDMLEGSVPNTPPSNNYKSPPSNDKYEYTIQSPPAQPQQTTIQVQPKPQATSTATKELDELMATLSGFKVSGNSHERTQRSLSPSNEPPYAKPQKRNASQSSVPSTPTPAPQREELDSMLGNLQEDMKSQGVTTKTKGVCGACNQPVIGQVITALGKVWHIEHFTCANCNLPLGTKNFYERDGEAYCEEDYHKIFAPKCAYCDGPIVDKCVTALDLTWHPEHFFCAQCGRPFGDEGFHEKNGKAYCRQDFLDMFAPRCGGCGHPILDNYISALSRHWHPECFVCRDCHQPFGGRSFFDHEGLPYCETHYHAKRGSLCASCQKPITGRCITAMGKKFHPEHFVCAFCLKQLNKGTFKEQNDKPYCHPCFVKLFG